CCATCTTCAGCTCGAACTTGTTGGGCGTCGCTTTCATGGTTGTGCGGGATCCCGCGGACACCGCCGCTGCGCTCGCTTCCACGTCGCCTCCGCTATCCTGCTGCCTGCAATTGCCGTCCGACCGCTTCCAGCTCTTTCACGGCGGCTTCCACTTCCTCCGGCTTGGGTGCCACGCCGTGCCACTTGATGTTGTTCTCCATGAAGGAGACGCCCTTGCCCTTGGTCGTGTTGGCGATGATGACCGTAGGCTTGCCGGTGGCGGCGCGCGCTTCCTGCAGCGCCGGCAGCACCTGGTTGATGTCGTTGCCGTCGATCTCGATGGGGCTCCAGCCGAACGCCAGCCACTTCTCCGCCAGAGGCGACAGGTCCAGGATCTTCGCGGTGAAGTCGTCGAGCTGCTGCCGGTTGTTATCGATGATGACCGTCAGGTTCGACAGCTTGTGGAAGCCGGCGAACATCGCTCCCTCCCAGATCTGCCCTTCCTGGCTCTCGCCGTCGCCGATCATCACGAAGGTGTGGAAGTCCTTCTTGTCCAGGCGCGCGGCCAGCGCCAT
The window above is part of the Terriglobia bacterium genome. Proteins encoded here:
- a CDS encoding transketolase, which produces MTNRTASVDELKRIANRMRIDIVKMIGAAGSGHPGGSLSAVEVLTALYFGGVLRHDPKNPQWPDRDRFILSKGHGCPVLYATYAEAGYIDPALLSTLRKLGSPLQGHPDKRMLPILEASTGSLGQGVSIGIGMALAARLDKKDFHTFVMIGDGESQEGQIWEGAMFAGFHKLSNLTVIIDNNRQQLDDFTAKILDLSPLAEKWLAFGWSPIEIDGNDINQVLPALQEARAATGKPTVIIANTTKGKGVSFMENNIKWHGVAPKPEEVEAAVKELEAVGRQLQAAG